One segment of Castanea sativa cultivar Marrone di Chiusa Pesio chromosome 3, ASM4071231v1 DNA contains the following:
- the LOC142629949 gene encoding uncharacterized protein LOC142629949 isoform X2, translating to MNVMPPTTRSKGKSKIRKSVWEEPATALGQAHNVIVNEELKGLASIPSHELVSRHIHKLVQVLRETLRLTTDYLSNEEKVVVANSKVEFVEVESSKLRKDLIEAINQAIKAKEKVKELSEALKVEKMLVTQKDEEIQVAFLKTGEEHEKMDDEAS from the exons ATGAATGTCATGCCTCCAACTACTCGTTCCAAGGGAAAGAGTAAAATTAGAAAGAGTGTTTGGGAGGAACCGGCGACAGCCCTTGGACAAGCTCATAACGTAATTGTGAATGAGGAGCTTAAGGGTCTGGCCTCCATCCCATCTCATGAACTAGTCAGTCGTCACATACACAAATTGGTGCAG GTTCTTAGAGAAACCCTACGCTTGACAACTGATTACTTGAGCAATGAGGAGAAAGTGGTGGTGGCCAACTCTAAAGTTGAATTTGTCGAGGTTGAAAGCTCAAAGCTGAGGAAGGACTTGATCGAGGCTATAAATCAAGCCATAAAAGCCAAGGAGAAAGTCAAGGAGCTCAGTGAGGCTTTGAAAGTTGAAAAGATGCTCGTCACTCAGAAGGACGAAGAGATCCAGGTTGCTTTTCTAAAGACCGGCGAGGAGCATGAAAAA ATGGACGATGAAGCATCATAA
- the LOC142629949 gene encoding uncharacterized protein LOC142629949 isoform X1 gives MNVMPPTTRSKGKSKIRKSVWEEPATALGQAHNVIVNEELKGLASIPSHELVSRHIHKLVQVLRETLRLTTDYLSNEEKVVVANSKVEFVEVESSKLRKDLIEAINQAIKAKEKVKELSEALKVEKMLVTQKDEEIQVAFLKTGEEHEKVMAKFLKSKHFFYLQFI, from the exons ATGAATGTCATGCCTCCAACTACTCGTTCCAAGGGAAAGAGTAAAATTAGAAAGAGTGTTTGGGAGGAACCGGCGACAGCCCTTGGACAAGCTCATAACGTAATTGTGAATGAGGAGCTTAAGGGTCTGGCCTCCATCCCATCTCATGAACTAGTCAGTCGTCACATACACAAATTGGTGCAG GTTCTTAGAGAAACCCTACGCTTGACAACTGATTACTTGAGCAATGAGGAGAAAGTGGTGGTGGCCAACTCTAAAGTTGAATTTGTCGAGGTTGAAAGCTCAAAGCTGAGGAAGGACTTGATCGAGGCTATAAATCAAGCCATAAAAGCCAAGGAGAAAGTCAAGGAGCTCAGTGAGGCTTTGAAAGTTGAAAAGATGCTCGTCACTCAGAAGGACGAAGAGATCCAGGTTGCTTTTCTAAAGACCGGCGAGGAGCATGAAAAAGTGATGGCCAAGTTCCTGAAATCCAAACACTTTTTTTATCTTCAATTTATCTAG